Proteins co-encoded in one Streptomyces roseochromogenus subsp. oscitans DS 12.976 genomic window:
- a CDS encoding C40 family peptidase — MASHRRPKQQSRARVTVLTTAAAAAVVLSANAANAAPSQKLSKDQVKAKVDDLYQQAEQATEKYDGAQAKQQKLQKEISTIQDNVARGQQDLNKLRDGLGSLATSQYRSGGIDPSVQLFLSSNPDDFLDKASTLDQLSAQQVDALKKIQDKQRELAQERAEATEKLKDLSATRAQLEQNKKDIQGKLADAQKLLNSLTAKEKQQLADEQQRANRSASARVDLGNTPPASGRAAAAFSAAQSQIGKPYVYGATGTASYDCSGLTSWAYAQAGISIPRTSQEQATIGTRIDSVNDLQVGDLVFFYGDIHHVGLYAGNGQVLHAPHTGAVVRYEAMSDMPFQFGVRV; from the coding sequence GTGGCGTCCCACCGTCGACCCAAGCAGCAGAGTCGCGCCCGCGTGACCGTGCTGACCACCGCAGCAGCCGCGGCTGTCGTGCTGAGCGCGAACGCCGCCAACGCCGCGCCGAGCCAGAAGCTCAGCAAGGACCAGGTCAAGGCCAAGGTCGACGATCTCTACCAGCAGGCGGAGCAGGCCACCGAGAAGTATGACGGGGCCCAGGCGAAGCAGCAGAAGCTGCAGAAGGAAATATCCACCATCCAGGACAACGTCGCGCGAGGTCAGCAGGACCTCAACAAGCTGCGCGACGGCCTGGGTTCGCTGGCCACCTCGCAGTACCGCTCCGGTGGCATCGACCCCTCGGTCCAGCTCTTCCTGTCCTCCAACCCGGACGACTTCCTCGACAAGGCGTCCACGCTCGACCAGCTGAGCGCGCAGCAGGTCGACGCGCTGAAGAAGATTCAGGACAAACAGCGCGAACTCGCCCAGGAGCGCGCCGAGGCCACCGAGAAGCTCAAGGACCTCTCCGCCACTCGCGCCCAGCTGGAGCAGAACAAGAAGGACATTCAGGGCAAGCTCGCCGATGCGCAGAAGCTGCTCAACTCCCTGACGGCCAAGGAGAAGCAGCAGCTGGCCGACGAGCAGCAGCGCGCCAACCGCTCCGCCAGCGCACGGGTCGACCTCGGCAACACGCCGCCCGCCTCCGGCCGTGCCGCGGCCGCCTTCTCGGCCGCCCAGTCGCAGATCGGCAAGCCGTATGTCTACGGCGCCACCGGCACCGCCTCCTACGACTGCTCGGGCCTGACCTCCTGGGCCTACGCCCAGGCCGGCATCTCCATCCCGCGCACCTCCCAGGAGCAGGCGACCATAGGGACCCGGATCGACTCGGTGAACGACCTGCAGGTCGGCGACCTGGTGTTCTTCTACGGCGACATCCACCACGTCGGTCTGTACGCCGGCAACGGTCAGGTGCTGCACGCCCCGCACACCGGTGCCGTGGTCCGCTACGAGGCGATGTCCGACATGCCGTTCCAGTTCGGCGTCCGGGTCTGA
- a CDS encoding glycosyltransferase family 4 protein, whose product MHKTLIVTNDFPPRPGGIQAFLHNMALRLDPGRLVVYASTWKRGREGTEATAAFDAEQPFTVVRDRTTMLLPTPQVTRRAVGLLREHGCTSVWFGAAAPLGLMAPALRKAGAERLVATTHGHEAGWAQLPAARQLLRRIGESTDTITYLGEYTRSRIATALTPAAAARMVQLPPGVDEKTFHPGSGGDEVRARLGLTDRPVVVCVSRLVPRKGQDTLIQAMPRILAAEPDTVLLIVGGGPYERDLRRMATETGVGDSVRFTGAVPWSELPAHYGAGDVFAMPCRTRRGGLDVEGLGIVYLEASATGLPVIAGDSGGAPDAVLDGETGWVVRGGDPAEAAARIVPLLAAPELRRRMGERGRQWVEETWRWDLLAEKLKDLL is encoded by the coding sequence ATGCACAAGACCCTGATCGTGACCAACGACTTCCCGCCCCGGCCGGGCGGTATCCAGGCGTTCCTGCACAACATGGCGCTCCGCCTGGACCCCGGCCGGCTGGTCGTCTACGCCTCCACCTGGAAGCGCGGCCGGGAGGGCACCGAGGCCACGGCCGCCTTCGACGCCGAGCAGCCCTTCACCGTCGTACGCGATCGTACGACCATGCTGCTGCCCACCCCGCAGGTGACCCGGCGGGCGGTCGGGCTGCTGCGCGAGCACGGGTGCACCTCCGTGTGGTTCGGCGCGGCGGCCCCGCTCGGCCTCATGGCCCCGGCCCTGCGCAAGGCCGGCGCCGAGCGGCTGGTGGCCACCACCCACGGCCACGAGGCCGGCTGGGCCCAGCTGCCCGCAGCCCGGCAGCTGCTGCGCCGGATCGGTGAATCGACGGACACGATCACCTATCTGGGTGAGTACACCCGCTCCCGTATCGCCACCGCGCTCACCCCGGCGGCGGCCGCGCGCATGGTCCAGCTGCCGCCCGGCGTCGACGAGAAGACCTTCCACCCCGGTTCCGGCGGCGACGAGGTCCGCGCCCGCCTCGGCCTCACCGACCGCCCGGTCGTGGTCTGTGTCTCCCGGCTGGTCCCGCGCAAGGGCCAGGACACCCTGATCCAGGCCATGCCCCGCATCCTCGCGGCCGAGCCCGACACCGTCCTGCTCATCGTCGGCGGCGGCCCCTACGAGCGGGACCTGCGGCGTATGGCCACGGAGACCGGTGTGGGCGATTCCGTCCGCTTCACCGGCGCCGTCCCCTGGTCCGAGCTGCCGGCCCACTACGGCGCGGGCGACGTCTTCGCGATGCCCTGCCGGACGCGGCGAGGCGGTCTGGACGTGGAGGGCCTGGGCATCGTCTACCTGGAGGCGTCGGCCACCGGGCTCCCGGTCATTGCCGGCGACTCCGGCGGCGCCCCCGACGCCGTCCTGGACGGCGAGACCGGCTGGGTGGTCAGGGGAGGCGACCCGGCCGAGGCCGCCGCCCGCATCGTCCCCTTGCTGGCCGCCCCCGAGCTGCGCCGGAGGATGGGCGAGCGGGGCCGCCAGTGGGTGGAAGAGACATGGCGCTGGGACCTGCTCGCCGAGAAACTGAAAGACTTGCTGTAG
- a CDS encoding rhomboid family intramembrane serine protease, whose product MISAWSTATGRALRAIRSTSAPLTYGLIALCCVLFVLGPASGLTPGYGTGDALLAAQRAYFRRWGVVPAELFARPVREALTPATALFLHGSWVHLLGNMLFLFVFGAMTEERMGRVEFTLFYVGCGYLALLGYAAANATSEQSLVGASGAISAVLGAFLYLFPRARVTSLLPFLFFLPLRFPAWVVLPFWAALQWAAAEQTSDGPGVAYLAHLVGFGLGFGYAWVRYGRAARVKCAPAPAPEGENQP is encoded by the coding sequence ATGATCAGCGCGTGGAGCACGGCGACCGGCAGGGCCCTCAGAGCGATCCGGAGCACATCGGCACCCCTGACATACGGCCTCATCGCCCTGTGCTGCGTGCTCTTCGTCCTGGGCCCGGCCTCGGGTCTCACACCCGGATACGGCACCGGGGACGCCCTGCTCGCCGCGCAGCGGGCGTACTTCCGGCGCTGGGGCGTGGTCCCGGCCGAGCTGTTCGCCCGGCCGGTGCGCGAGGCCCTGACCCCCGCCACGGCCCTGTTCTTGCACGGCAGCTGGGTGCATCTGCTCGGCAACATGCTCTTCCTCTTCGTCTTCGGCGCGATGACCGAGGAACGGATGGGCCGGGTCGAGTTCACCCTCTTCTACGTCGGCTGCGGATATCTGGCCCTGCTGGGCTACGCGGCCGCCAATGCCACCTCCGAGCAGTCGCTGGTCGGCGCCTCCGGGGCGATCTCGGCGGTCCTCGGAGCGTTCCTCTACCTGTTCCCCCGCGCCCGCGTCACCAGTCTTCTGCCGTTCCTGTTCTTCCTGCCTCTCAGGTTCCCCGCGTGGGTCGTGCTGCCGTTCTGGGCGGCCCTGCAGTGGGCGGCGGCCGAGCAGACCTCCGACGGCCCCGGGGTGGCGTATCTGGCCCACCTGGTCGGCTTCGGGCTGGGCTTCGGCTACGCGTGGGTGCGCTACGGCCGTGCGGCTAGAGTGAAGTGCGCCCCAGCTCCGGCACCCGAGGGAGAGAACCAGCCGTGA
- a CDS encoding NlpC/P60 family protein, with the protein MGSHRRLASSGFDRGAAALCMLSAAAAALGAVPAHAAPHSDTRAEVDRLYQEAEQATQAFDKAQERADALRHEVQGAQDLIARQQQHINTLREQLGSLAGAQYRSGAIDPTVALLFSADPAGYLDKATTLDRISVQQAGQLRELQSALRELAQQRAETAGKLAALDKSRKAVAAHKRTVEKKLAKARQLLNAMPAHDRAAFDRASRDDGSGRVDLPDLTGVFGSEAPDARAAAAVAAARSALGRPYVWGASGPAGFDCSGLMQWSYAHAGMELPRTSQEQRFAGRQIPLSAARPGDLVVYRSDASHVGMYVGNGQVIHAPYPGAAVRYDPVGMMPISSVTRP; encoded by the coding sequence GTGGGGTCTCATCGCCGCCTTGCCTCGTCCGGGTTCGACCGGGGAGCCGCCGCCCTGTGCATGCTGTCGGCCGCGGCCGCCGCGCTCGGCGCCGTACCCGCGCACGCGGCCCCGCACAGCGACACCCGTGCCGAGGTGGACCGGCTCTACCAGGAGGCCGAGCAGGCGACCCAGGCCTTCGACAAGGCCCAGGAGCGGGCGGATGCGCTGCGCCACGAGGTGCAGGGCGCCCAGGACCTCATCGCCCGGCAGCAGCAGCACATCAACACCCTGCGTGAGCAACTCGGTTCGCTGGCCGGCGCCCAGTACCGCTCGGGCGCCATCGACCCGACCGTCGCGCTGCTCTTCTCCGCGGACCCCGCCGGCTATCTCGACAAGGCGACCACCCTCGACCGCATCAGCGTCCAGCAGGCGGGCCAGCTGCGGGAGTTGCAGTCGGCGCTGCGGGAGCTGGCCCAGCAGCGCGCGGAGACGGCCGGGAAGCTCGCCGCGCTGGACAAGAGCCGCAAGGCAGTGGCCGCGCACAAGCGGACCGTGGAGAAGAAGCTGGCCAAGGCCCGGCAACTGCTCAACGCGATGCCGGCCCACGATCGCGCCGCATTCGACCGGGCCTCGCGCGACGACGGCTCCGGCCGCGTCGACCTGCCCGACCTGACCGGCGTCTTCGGCTCCGAAGCCCCCGACGCCCGCGCCGCCGCCGCGGTGGCCGCCGCCCGCTCCGCCCTCGGCCGCCCGTACGTGTGGGGCGCCAGCGGCCCCGCCGGCTTCGACTGCTCGGGCCTGATGCAGTGGTCGTACGCGCACGCCGGGATGGAGCTGCCGCGCACCTCGCAGGAGCAGCGCTTCGCCGGCCGGCAGATCCCGCTCTCCGCGGCCCGCCCCGGCGACCTGGTGGTCTACCGCTCCGACGCCAGCCATGTGGGGATGTACGTGGGCAACGGCCAGGTCATCCACGCGCCCTATCCGGGAGCGGCGGTGCGCTACGACCCGGTCGGGATGATGCCGATCTCGTCGGTCACCCGGCCCTGA
- a CDS encoding NYN domain-containing protein, whose amino-acid sequence MVETAGGGPGDGTAEVLDRPLPDGVRRRVVQIVSDGFGGLTVTELPAQLRQYARFAPNRRAKFAGNAMAAALETDPLFRQRIGEKLREAQPELTGALDSGSPPPAADPLDVAAAAYVLRPAGWVKLVTAAGEEAQRADAERADEESRAELERLRAELAQARDQTRAETERLRAELESAKKEAESLHRKLRAALSDVKRGEAALRKAHGEIDAVRAEAQTQVSAAESESRRLKARLSEAEGALEAARRAAREGRSVEDMRVRLLLDTLLDATQGLRRELALPPVSVRPAETVDAVEPGRMTPKDIAARALSENDPAILDQLLALPQAHLVVDGYNVTKTGYPQMPLEKQRLRLLGQLSALAAQTGAEVTCVFDGAELAAPVLLAPPRGVRVLFSKPGVTADELIRQLVRAEPPGRPVIVASTDREVADGVAKAGARPVASAVLLKRLS is encoded by the coding sequence ATGGTGGAGACCGCAGGCGGGGGGCCGGGCGACGGTACCGCTGAGGTGCTTGACCGTCCGCTGCCCGACGGCGTGCGCCGACGGGTCGTGCAGATCGTCTCGGACGGCTTCGGCGGCCTGACCGTGACGGAACTGCCCGCACAGCTGCGGCAGTACGCCCGGTTCGCCCCCAATCGCCGGGCGAAGTTCGCCGGTAATGCGATGGCGGCGGCGCTGGAGACCGATCCGCTGTTCCGGCAGCGGATCGGGGAGAAGCTCAGAGAGGCCCAGCCGGAACTCACCGGCGCCCTCGACTCCGGCTCCCCGCCCCCGGCCGCGGACCCGCTCGACGTGGCGGCCGCGGCCTACGTACTGCGCCCGGCGGGCTGGGTGAAGCTGGTCACCGCGGCCGGCGAGGAGGCCCAGCGCGCGGACGCCGAGCGCGCCGACGAGGAGAGCCGGGCCGAGCTGGAGCGGCTCCGCGCCGAGCTGGCCCAGGCCCGCGACCAGACCCGCGCCGAGACCGAACGGCTGCGCGCGGAGCTGGAGTCGGCGAAGAAGGAAGCGGAATCGCTTCACCGTAAGCTGCGTGCGGCCCTCAGTGACGTAAAGCGGGGCGAGGCCGCACTGCGCAAGGCGCACGGCGAGATCGACGCCGTACGGGCCGAGGCGCAGACCCAGGTGTCGGCCGCCGAGAGCGAGTCCCGGCGGCTCAAGGCACGCCTGAGCGAAGCCGAGGGGGCCCTTGAGGCCGCCCGCCGGGCGGCGCGCGAGGGCCGCAGCGTGGAGGACATGCGGGTACGGCTGCTGCTGGACACCCTGCTGGACGCGACCCAGGGGCTGCGGCGCGAACTCGCCCTGCCGCCCGTGTCCGTGCGCCCCGCCGAGACCGTGGACGCGGTCGAACCGGGACGAATGACACCGAAGGACATCGCTGCCCGCGCCCTGTCCGAAAACGATCCGGCCATCCTCGACCAGTTGCTCGCGCTGCCGCAGGCGCACCTGGTGGTCGACGGCTACAACGTCACCAAGACCGGCTATCCGCAGATGCCGCTGGAGAAGCAGCGCCTGAGGCTGCTCGGCCAGCTCTCGGCGCTCGCCGCGCAGACCGGCGCCGAGGTGACGTGTGTCTTCGACGGCGCCGAACTGGCCGCGCCGGTGCTGCTCGCGCCCCCGCGCGGGGTGCGGGTGCTGTTCTCCAAGCCGGGTGTCACGGCGGACGAGCTGATCCGCCAGCTCGTGCGCGCGGAGCCGCCGGGCCGTCCGGTCATCGTCGCCTCCACCGACCGAGAGGTGGCCGACGGGGTCGCCAAGGCGGGCGCCCGTCCGGTCGCGTCTGCGGTGCTTCTCAAGCGACTGTCCTGA
- a CDS encoding glycosyltransferase family 87 protein — METKGAGRSLAWLLATWVVTRAVLLLFVFGVYAFSDLDVTSDVSVIYRGWYEVLRQGTFPLDDVTWQYPPAAALAILSPAALPFLSYAHAFFLLAFLADVAVMALLVYPGRRPDRSLRGAWVWVAGVPLLGPTVYARYDVMVTAVAVAALVAGVRHPRVMGALTALGALLKVWPALLLVGCFRRRAWVSAAVTASGIAALFAVSMPGAFAFLTFQRDRGTEVESLGALVFHVARHFGWQGQVLLNYGSVEFLGPHVNLVSTAALALTGAAFGWLLLWRLRAARRAPHTLAEAAFTAVLMFTVTSRVISPQYLVWLVGLAAVCVSYRASRMGAPALMVVAAAFATVLEFPFGFAHVVTSDRYGVLLLAVRNGLLVAASLTAARRLWRSTVPPAPAAPLPQPSRRRKAPVSP; from the coding sequence GTGGAGACCAAAGGCGCCGGGCGGTCCCTGGCATGGCTGCTCGCGACCTGGGTCGTCACCCGTGCGGTGCTGCTGCTGTTCGTCTTCGGGGTGTACGCCTTCTCGGACCTGGACGTCACGTCCGATGTGTCGGTGATCTACCGGGGCTGGTACGAGGTGCTGCGCCAGGGAACGTTTCCGCTGGACGACGTGACCTGGCAGTACCCGCCGGCCGCCGCCCTCGCGATCCTCTCCCCCGCCGCCCTGCCCTTCCTGTCGTACGCACACGCCTTCTTCCTGCTGGCGTTCCTCGCGGACGTGGCCGTCATGGCACTGCTGGTGTATCCGGGCCGGCGCCCCGACCGGTCCCTGCGCGGCGCCTGGGTGTGGGTGGCGGGCGTGCCGCTGCTCGGCCCGACGGTGTACGCCCGCTACGACGTGATGGTGACCGCGGTGGCCGTGGCGGCGCTGGTCGCCGGGGTCCGGCATCCGCGGGTGATGGGAGCGCTGACCGCGCTGGGGGCGCTGCTGAAGGTGTGGCCGGCGCTGCTGCTGGTGGGCTGCTTCCGGCGGCGGGCGTGGGTGTCGGCGGCGGTGACGGCGTCCGGGATCGCGGCGCTGTTCGCGGTGTCCATGCCGGGTGCCTTCGCCTTTCTGACCTTCCAGCGGGACCGGGGCACCGAGGTGGAGTCGCTGGGCGCCCTGGTCTTCCATGTGGCCCGGCACTTCGGCTGGCAGGGACAAGTGCTGCTGAACTACGGATCGGTCGAGTTCCTGGGCCCGCATGTGAACCTGGTCAGTACGGCGGCGCTGGCGCTGACCGGAGCCGCGTTCGGCTGGCTGCTGCTGTGGCGGCTGCGCGCTGCCCGCAGGGCGCCGCACACGCTCGCGGAGGCGGCCTTCACCGCCGTCCTGATGTTCACGGTCACCAGCCGGGTGATCAGCCCGCAGTACCTGGTGTGGCTGGTCGGACTGGCCGCGGTCTGTGTGTCGTACCGGGCCAGCCGGATGGGGGCGCCCGCGCTGATGGTGGTGGCCGCGGCCTTCGCGACAGTCCTGGAGTTCCCGTTCGGCTTCGCGCACGTGGTGACGAGCGACCGGTACGGCGTTCTGCTGCTGGCGGTGCGCAACGGCCTGCTGGTCGCGGCCTCGCTGACGGCGGCCCGCCGGCTGTGGCGCTCGACCGTGCCCCCGGCTCCCGCCGCGCCGCTGCCGCAGCCGTCCCGGCGCCGCAAGGCCCCGGTCTCCCCCTGA